A window of the Euzebya pacifica genome harbors these coding sequences:
- a CDS encoding tyrosine-type recombinase/integrase, whose translation MGRPRTPIGTFGELEFTTLENGKVQARTRYRDWDGKLRRVQATARTQRSAEFALKAKLAERSLVQPTFTELTPDSRFVDLVEYWLHDLDLEGHLASSTRNTYERNMRTLVLPAFEELTLREIGVARCDSFIKHLAKQSYNRARQARVVLRLAFSLAVRHEILPRNPMDHVSRLRRPPSTPTALTSVEVNAVRAAIRYWERGQSASGPKPDGQLGLLVEVMLGTSARIGETLAIRRRDVDVTSSPPTIRLAGTVVGGRNSPFVRQDHPKTNRSVRTVALPSFCAAAVRRRLVALEDRSLDSLLFCNRDGGPLSPHNVRRQLRSAMDLAGIEGVTPHMIRRTVATAVNEQATVDLAAELLGHTDPRITIRHYIKRNEMVNPATADLLDNVFGPRDSDD comes from the coding sequence GTGGGTAGGCCCCGGACCCCGATCGGGACGTTCGGCGAGCTGGAGTTCACCACGCTCGAGAACGGCAAGGTCCAGGCGAGGACTCGCTACCGCGACTGGGACGGCAAGCTCCGCCGGGTCCAGGCCACCGCAAGGACCCAGCGGTCGGCGGAGTTTGCGCTGAAGGCCAAGCTGGCCGAGCGGTCGCTGGTCCAGCCCACGTTCACCGAGCTGACCCCCGACAGCCGGTTCGTTGACCTGGTCGAGTACTGGTTGCACGACCTGGACCTGGAGGGGCACCTGGCCTCAAGCACCCGCAACACCTACGAGCGCAACATGCGCACGCTGGTGCTCCCGGCGTTCGAGGAGCTGACGCTGCGGGAGATCGGCGTGGCCCGCTGCGACTCCTTCATCAAGCACTTGGCCAAGCAGAGCTACAACCGCGCGAGGCAGGCTCGCGTGGTGCTGCGGTTGGCGTTCTCCTTGGCCGTGCGCCACGAGATCCTCCCGCGCAACCCCATGGATCATGTGTCCCGGCTGCGCCGGCCGCCGTCCACGCCGACCGCACTGACGTCGGTCGAGGTCAACGCCGTGCGGGCGGCGATCCGCTACTGGGAGCGCGGCCAGTCCGCGTCGGGACCCAAGCCCGACGGGCAGCTCGGCCTGCTGGTGGAGGTCATGCTGGGCACCTCCGCGCGGATCGGCGAGACGTTGGCGATTCGGCGTCGGGACGTCGACGTGACGTCGTCGCCGCCGACGATCCGGCTGGCGGGGACGGTGGTGGGTGGGCGCAACAGCCCGTTCGTGCGGCAGGACCACCCCAAGACGAACCGGTCGGTGCGGACGGTGGCGCTGCCGTCGTTCTGTGCGGCGGCGGTTCGCCGGCGGCTGGTGGCGCTGGAGGACCGGTCGCTTGACTCGCTGCTGTTCTGCAACCGCGACGGCGGCCCCTTGTCACCCCACAACGTCCGACGGCAGCTCCGCTCGGCGATGGACTTGGCCGGCATCGAGGGCGTGACCCCGCACATGATCCGCCGCACCGTGGCCACCGCGGTCAACGAGCAGGCCACTGTCGACCTGGCCGCCGAGCTGCTGGGCCACACCGACCCCAGGATCACCATCCGCCATTACATCAAGCGCAACGAGATGGTGAACCCCGCCACCGCGGACCTGCTCGACAACGTCTTCGGCCCGCGCGACTCCGACGACTGA
- a CDS encoding IS3 family transposase, whose product MKALEMALKTRDVRPGTTLVHHTDSGSQYLSDTYGSRLEAAQLRQSAARSAYDNAMAESWFQTLKNELIHRHRWATREAADLAVFSYIGWYNQRRRRSSLDMRSPVRYEQEEAIPTLFMHA is encoded by the coding sequence ATGAAGGCGCTGGAGATGGCGCTGAAGACCCGTGACGTGCGGCCCGGCACGACGCTGGTGCACCACACCGACTCCGGGTCGCAGTACCTGTCCGACACCTACGGCAGCCGGCTGGAGGCCGCGCAGTTGCGGCAGTCCGCGGCCCGGTCGGCCTACGACAACGCGATGGCCGAGTCGTGGTTTCAGACCCTGAAGAACGAGCTGATCCACCGCCACCGGTGGGCCACCCGCGAGGCCGCCGACCTGGCCGTGTTCAGCTACATCGGCTGGTACAACCAGCGACGACGGCGCTCCTCCCTAGACATGCGAAGCCCCGTCCGCTACGAACAAGAGGAGGCCATCCCCACCCTGTTCATGCACGCCTGA
- the tig gene encoding trigger factor codes for MVTSAVEKIDDTKVKLSITIDPDEVSSALDQAVTRLSQSVKVPGFRPGKKVPLKVLEGRLGKGAVREEAIREAFPGFYSQALSEHEISPVGPPEFDVDAFEPGAEGAFTATVDVRPEFEVPEFEGMTITHPEWELTDEELHANLDQVRERFAEVETVERPAQKGDFVTVTISGKKADGTEVEEASAEDMLYQVPEEDTDSELDTQLVGASAGDVLEFTDVLGPDYPDGLAGQEISFTAIVKEVKVKTLPELDDEFALTASEFDTIDELMDDLRTQAGAEKRQMAVANLRGAVIEAIAELVEIPLPESLVEEEQRFRLNRLAHQAQHAGLSMDQFLSIAGGDDPQALMDQIREESENTVKAQLVVDEIGQKVGITVEREDLGQEVARQAMRMGRDPNEIAEMMLHPDRIGALYADAYRRKTIDHVLEHVEITDAPPPEPEPEESELEDTDVEDTEPTELEDTEAEVEETEADEEE; via the coding sequence GTGGTCACCAGCGCGGTCGAGAAGATCGACGACACCAAGGTCAAGCTCTCCATCACCATCGACCCCGACGAGGTGTCGTCGGCGCTGGACCAGGCGGTCACGCGCCTGTCCCAGTCGGTCAAGGTGCCCGGGTTCCGGCCCGGCAAGAAGGTCCCCCTGAAGGTCCTGGAAGGACGCCTCGGCAAGGGTGCCGTCCGCGAGGAGGCCATCCGCGAGGCGTTCCCGGGCTTCTACTCCCAGGCCCTCTCGGAGCACGAGATCTCCCCGGTCGGCCCGCCGGAGTTCGACGTCGACGCCTTCGAGCCCGGCGCCGAGGGTGCCTTCACGGCCACCGTCGACGTGCGTCCCGAGTTCGAGGTCCCCGAGTTCGAGGGCATGACGATCACGCACCCCGAGTGGGAGCTGACCGACGAGGAGCTGCACGCCAACCTCGACCAGGTCCGCGAGCGCTTCGCCGAGGTCGAGACCGTCGAGCGCCCGGCCCAGAAGGGCGACTTCGTCACCGTCACCATCAGCGGCAAGAAGGCCGATGGGACCGAGGTCGAGGAAGCCTCTGCCGAGGACATGCTCTACCAGGTCCCCGAGGAGGACACCGACAGCGAGCTGGACACCCAGCTGGTCGGCGCCTCCGCCGGTGACGTGCTGGAGTTCACCGACGTCCTGGGGCCCGACTACCCCGACGGGCTGGCCGGCCAGGAGATCAGCTTCACCGCCATCGTCAAGGAGGTGAAGGTCAAGACGCTGCCCGAGCTCGACGACGAGTTCGCCCTGACCGCCAGCGAGTTCGACACCATCGACGAGCTGATGGACGACCTTCGCACCCAGGCCGGCGCCGAGAAGCGCCAGATGGCCGTCGCCAACCTGCGTGGCGCCGTCATCGAGGCGATCGCCGAGCTGGTGGAGATCCCGCTGCCCGAGAGCCTCGTCGAGGAGGAGCAGCGCTTCCGCCTGAACCGCCTCGCCCACCAGGCCCAGCACGCCGGCCTGTCGATGGACCAGTTCCTCTCCATCGCCGGCGGCGACGACCCGCAGGCCCTGATGGACCAGATCCGCGAGGAGTCGGAGAACACCGTCAAGGCCCAGCTCGTCGTCGACGAGATCGGCCAGAAGGTCGGCATCACCGTCGAGCGCGAGGACCTCGGCCAGGAAGTCGCTCGCCAGGCGATGCGCATGGGCCGCGACCCGAACGAGATCGCGGAGATGATGCTGCACCCCGACCGCATCGGGGCGCTGTACGCCGACGCCTACCGTCGCAAGACCATCGACCACGTGCTCGAGCACGTCGAGATCACCGACGCCCCACCGCCCGAGCCCGAGCCCGAAGAGTCCGAGCTCGAGGACACCGACGTCGAGGACACCGAGCCGACCGAGCTCGAGGACACCGAGGCTGAGGTCGAGGAGACCGAGGCCGACGAGGAGGAGTGA
- a CDS encoding NAD(P)-dependent alcohol dehydrogenase, whose product MHTKKTSTGTSGTGGPRLAAATLPDSSLAAVRYEYGPPAGIEVAPRPVPTPGPGQVLLQVHAGGLDRGAWHLMAGEPYAVRLAGYGVRRPKQPRLGLDVAGTVVALGEGVEEFAVGDEVFGIADGSWAEHAVADVTRLALRPANVSPVQAAVSAVSGITALQALVDVAGVEPGQRVLVVGASGGVGSFAVQLAVALGAQVDGVASAAKAPLVRDLGASRVYDYATEDPYDGSQRYDVIIDTGGLNPVRVLRQALTTRGTLVIVGGEGGGRITGGVGRQMRAAMRSPFVRHRLAMFISAEAKGHVAKLAAFLEDGSVVPAVGATYPLGRVREAIEDLLAGRARGKSAILVATGEDGGSS is encoded by the coding sequence ATGCACACCAAGAAGACGAGTACGGGAACCAGCGGAACGGGTGGCCCCCGACTGGCGGCGGCCACCCTGCCAGACAGCTCGCTTGCCGCGGTGCGCTACGAGTACGGCCCGCCCGCGGGTATCGAGGTCGCGCCACGACCCGTGCCGACGCCCGGACCCGGCCAGGTGCTGCTGCAGGTGCACGCGGGCGGTCTCGACCGCGGCGCATGGCACCTGATGGCGGGCGAGCCGTACGCCGTGCGACTGGCCGGGTACGGGGTGCGACGACCGAAGCAGCCGCGCCTCGGGTTGGACGTCGCCGGCACGGTGGTCGCGCTCGGCGAAGGAGTCGAGGAGTTCGCCGTCGGCGACGAGGTGTTCGGGATCGCGGATGGCTCGTGGGCCGAGCACGCGGTGGCAGACGTGACGCGGCTCGCCCTGCGTCCGGCGAACGTCTCGCCGGTCCAGGCGGCCGTCTCCGCGGTGTCGGGCATCACCGCGCTCCAGGCGCTGGTGGACGTCGCGGGTGTCGAGCCGGGCCAGCGGGTGCTGGTGGTGGGGGCCTCGGGCGGCGTCGGCAGCTTCGCCGTCCAGCTCGCGGTGGCGCTGGGGGCGCAGGTCGACGGCGTCGCCAGCGCAGCGAAGGCCCCGCTCGTCCGGGACCTCGGTGCCAGCCGGGTGTACGACTACGCGACCGAGGACCCCTACGACGGGTCGCAGCGCTACGACGTCATCATCGACACGGGCGGTCTCAACCCGGTCCGGGTCCTGCGGCAGGCGTTGACGACGCGCGGGACGCTGGTGATCGTCGGTGGCGAGGGCGGGGGACGGATCACCGGCGGTGTCGGTCGTCAGATGCGCGCGGCGATGCGCTCTCCGTTCGTCCGGCACCGCCTCGCGATGTTCATCAGCGCAGAGGCGAAGGGTCACGTCGCGAAGCTCGCGGCGTTCCTGGAGGACGGCTCCGTGGTCCCGGCTGTGGGCGCGACCTACCCGCTCGGCCGCGTGCGGGAGGCGATCGAGGACCTGCTGGCCGGCCGCGCACGTGGCAAGTCCGCGATACTCGTCGCCACCGGCGAGGACGGGGGATCGTCGTGA
- a CDS encoding helix-turn-helix transcriptional regulator yields MDTDQIAQLGLEQLLTVEDLAAYLDVPRQTIYDWRVHGRGPRARRIGKRLRFTAVDVKEWVDAQAEPPGTAGPPGSGR; encoded by the coding sequence ATGGACACCGATCAGATCGCCCAGCTCGGGCTGGAACAGCTGCTGACTGTCGAGGACCTGGCCGCCTACCTCGACGTCCCCAGGCAGACCATCTACGACTGGCGGGTGCACGGCCGGGGGCCGAGGGCGCGTCGCATCGGCAAGCGCCTGCGGTTCACCGCCGTCGACGTGAAGGAGTGGGTGGACGCGCAGGCGGAGCCGCCCGGTACAGCCGGCCCGCCGGGCTCGGGGCGGTGA
- a CDS encoding DEAD/DEAH box helicase has product MGSLHQPPPVPPPGRPPVGVHGVLSVLEEMAAAAGQGGSSSSQVPDHFSWLPLGVVPSLGTATPDRPGAVPIDGELAARFGAVDAIRPQTRSLRVGFGFLTGETDAEGPLNKWFEPLVTIPVVVDRNALRRIGDVELTPLVEDRHLRARLEEEVDWGVGVLEGLGQDVPGDRMPAAEHVVAQLLRVVDAIGYDAPAVIGPVGRPSTLRDAEGLRLVMGAGLFALGSRPEFSPAAALAEWHTTVGTTWTALHSLYLDHPPPAGPSPGPDLSSAYRLSEAQHAAVVASRTEPVTVIAGAPGTGKTHTIAAIVGDAVAHGRSVLVAAKADATVEAISELLDRRPGPDPVVFGSSDRRWALARRLSAGEPQAVPAAEVQQRHTAMQQARRHRDAAWLDVAEALAGTTLLGDGPEARQLRQRLPGVATADLFAVEALLERTGRSQPPWWRPGARRAWSSLVAALGVPAPTAEELGAVARLAAAVRRLHASPDPLLDGIDWPGLAAAQHDVEERTGEWMDAMARSEQRLDRRARGTLGVLALALRAGRAKRRAQLATLVGQQVTVPLPVWLGTLADIDDLLPLEPAMFDLVVLDEASSIDQPRAAAALLRGARAVVVGDPQQLRHVSFVAGDAVKEAIRVHAPGASAALQAKLDVRDSSIFDVAAASAPVRTLDEHFRSAPHLFAWVGRELYRGEVTVATRTPLTDRQDRIEVVRVDGARNDRKVVEAEVTWVIDRLQQLRSDGLRSVGVVSPFRAQADALENAALDHLQRRGIDDLGLRIGTVHAFQGMERDVVLASLGVGADDGPRTWRFVDDPNLFAVFATRARERMEVVLSAPPPAGSLVADYLDQVDHPPPPPDGVGRVDPWTASVAEGLQDAGVRVAAPYPVGRHAVDLVLHDEQRYLGVVTRLHPGGPHAHVRRQLELTAGGWPIRTAHRAIWGDRLGELVVALAGALRHG; this is encoded by the coding sequence ATGGGTTCCCTCCACCAGCCGCCACCCGTCCCGCCCCCCGGCCGTCCACCGGTCGGTGTGCACGGGGTCCTGTCGGTGCTGGAGGAGATGGCGGCCGCTGCGGGGCAGGGCGGTTCCTCCTCGAGCCAGGTTCCCGACCACTTCTCGTGGCTGCCCCTCGGGGTGGTCCCGTCGCTGGGGACTGCCACCCCCGACCGACCCGGTGCGGTGCCCATCGACGGCGAGCTGGCGGCACGCTTCGGCGCGGTCGACGCCATCCGCCCGCAGACCCGGTCGCTGCGCGTGGGCTTCGGGTTCCTGACCGGGGAGACCGACGCCGAGGGACCGTTGAACAAGTGGTTCGAGCCGCTCGTCACCATTCCCGTGGTCGTGGACCGCAACGCGCTGCGCCGGATCGGCGACGTCGAGCTGACCCCGCTGGTGGAGGACCGACACCTCCGAGCCAGACTGGAGGAAGAGGTCGACTGGGGCGTCGGCGTCCTGGAGGGCCTTGGCCAGGACGTGCCCGGGGACCGGATGCCAGCAGCCGAGCACGTCGTTGCCCAGCTGCTGCGGGTCGTCGACGCGATCGGCTACGACGCCCCGGCGGTGATCGGTCCGGTCGGTCGGCCCTCGACCCTGCGGGACGCCGAGGGCCTGCGGCTCGTCATGGGTGCCGGCCTGTTCGCGCTCGGCTCGCGACCCGAGTTCAGCCCGGCGGCGGCGCTGGCGGAATGGCACACCACGGTCGGCACGACGTGGACGGCCCTGCACTCGTTGTATCTGGACCACCCGCCCCCGGCGGGTCCGTCGCCGGGGCCCGACCTGTCCAGCGCCTACCGGCTCAGCGAGGCGCAGCACGCCGCCGTCGTCGCCAGCCGCACCGAGCCGGTGACGGTCATCGCCGGAGCGCCGGGCACCGGCAAGACCCACACCATCGCGGCCATCGTCGGTGACGCCGTCGCCCACGGACGCTCGGTGCTGGTGGCCGCCAAGGCCGACGCGACGGTCGAAGCGATCTCGGAGCTGCTGGACCGGCGGCCGGGCCCCGACCCCGTGGTGTTCGGGTCCAGCGATCGGCGCTGGGCGCTGGCCCGGCGACTGTCGGCCGGGGAGCCGCAGGCCGTGCCGGCCGCGGAGGTGCAGCAGCGGCACACGGCGATGCAGCAGGCCCGTCGGCACCGCGACGCCGCGTGGCTGGATGTGGCGGAAGCCCTGGCCGGCACGACGCTGCTGGGCGACGGACCGGAGGCACGTCAGCTGCGGCAGCGCCTGCCGGGTGTGGCCACCGCCGACCTGTTCGCCGTCGAGGCGCTGCTGGAGCGCACGGGGAGGTCGCAGCCGCCGTGGTGGCGACCCGGGGCCCGGCGGGCATGGTCGTCGCTCGTGGCGGCGCTGGGGGTGCCGGCCCCCACCGCGGAGGAGCTGGGTGCGGTCGCGCGGCTGGCCGCGGCGGTGCGGCGGCTGCACGCCAGCCCGGACCCGCTGCTGGACGGGATCGACTGGCCGGGGCTGGCCGCCGCACAGCACGACGTCGAGGAACGCACCGGCGAGTGGATGGATGCGATGGCCCGCAGCGAACAGCGGCTGGACCGACGGGCCCGCGGGACGCTCGGGGTGCTGGCGCTGGCGCTGCGGGCCGGACGGGCCAAGCGGCGGGCCCAGCTGGCGACCCTCGTGGGCCAGCAGGTGACCGTGCCGCTGCCGGTGTGGTTGGGGACGCTGGCCGACATCGACGACCTGCTGCCGCTGGAGCCGGCCATGTTCGACCTGGTCGTCCTGGACGAGGCGTCGTCGATCGACCAGCCGAGGGCAGCGGCGGCGTTGTTGCGGGGGGCCCGGGCCGTGGTCGTCGGTGACCCCCAGCAGCTGCGCCACGTGTCCTTCGTGGCCGGAGACGCGGTCAAGGAGGCCATCCGGGTGCATGCGCCGGGGGCGTCGGCTGCGTTGCAGGCGAAGCTGGACGTGCGGGACAGCTCGATCTTCGACGTGGCCGCGGCGTCGGCGCCGGTGCGGACGCTGGACGAGCACTTCCGCTCCGCACCCCACCTGTTCGCGTGGGTTGGGCGGGAGCTGTACCGAGGCGAGGTGACCGTGGCGACGCGGACGCCGTTGACCGACCGGCAGGACCGGATCGAAGTGGTCCGGGTCGACGGGGCGCGCAACGACCGCAAGGTCGTCGAGGCGGAGGTGACCTGGGTGATCGACCGGCTGCAGCAGCTGCGGTCGGACGGGCTGCGCAGCGTCGGTGTGGTCTCGCCGTTCCGGGCGCAGGCCGACGCGCTGGAGAACGCCGCCCTGGATCACCTGCAGCGACGGGGCATCGACGACCTGGGCCTGCGCATCGGCACGGTGCACGCCTTCCAGGGGATGGAGCGCGACGTCGTGCTGGCGTCGCTGGGCGTGGGGGCCGACGACGGACCGCGGACGTGGCGGTTCGTCGACGACCCCAACCTGTTCGCCGTCTTCGCCACGAGGGCGAGGGAACGCATGGAGGTCGTGCTGTCCGCGCCACCCCCGGCGGGGTCGCTCGTGGCGGACTACCTCGACCAGGTCGACCACCCACCGCCCCCACCGGATGGCGTGGGACGTGTGGACCCCTGGACCGCGTCGGTGGCCGAGGGCCTGCAGGACGCCGGGGTCCGGGTGGCCGCCCCGTACCCCGTTGGGCGACACGCCGTGGACCTGGTCCTGCACGACGAACAGCGCTACCTCGGGGTGGTCACCCGCCTGCACCCCGGCGGACCGCATGCCCACGTGCGTCGCCAGCTCGAGCTGACCGCCGGCGGCTGGCCGATCCGCACCGCACACCGGGCGATCTGGGGCGATCGCCTCGGCGAGCTGGTCGTGGCCCTGGCCGGCGCACTGCGCCACGGGTGA
- the mobF gene encoding MobF family relaxase has product MSAGDGYRYLTASVAVADGPRDRSLPLAEYYAKTGTPPGRWLGGGLAALGLEPGDVVTEDQMARLLGAGRDPVTGDALGQAFPQYKRREERVGARVASLDGGLGTEQRASAVQRIEQEEASRPTRRAVAGFDLTFSAPKSVSVWWALAPPEVRERIVAAHHAAIGDVVELMEREVAATRAGRAGVVQLDVDGLIATAFDHYDSRTGDPQLHTHVVIANKVCTTSDGKWRSLDSRPVHHALVALSERYNAALADRLSADLGVQWEQRTRGADRNPAWEIAGVPDELVKAFSSRSRSIDTETDRLVADYRATHGVGPTPAIVIKLRQQATLATRPGKTQHPLAELTSRWADRARSLLGFDPAWLRPPTGSPEVIEELPAEAVEGYALVVLDHVSEKRSTWTRWNLHAEATRQTMHLRFATPHARNHAIEQLVEAAERASLRVTPPETAVPAELQRPDGTGRLRPKHATRYTSHALLAAEDRLLDRGRTASPRLANQPVVASGSGLSQDQLAAVAGIATSGRQLDLLIGPAGAGKTTTLAALRQTWEHTHGAGSVIGLAPSAAAAQVLADDLGIATENTAKWTHEHLHGRRRFRPGQLVIVDEASLASTRTLDLITGHAEQRRAKVLLVGDPHQLGAVGAGGALGLLARDRPDHPRLTQIHRFHHHWERHATQRLRDGDPAVIDTYREHGRIHDGATDHMLEQAYLAWRNDLVDGHTSVLIAADNDQVTTLNRRARLDRQANGDVSAQLGVPLRDGTAASAGDWILTRRNRRTLQASDGRWVRNGDRWTVTATHTDGSLTAHRPDQPAATVRIPADYAARHVDLGYAITVHRAQGSTVDTAHTIATPAMTREQLYVALTRGRSANHVYTATDQPTAEPHLGPAATPGDAVLARILSRHGAARSAHEVIADEQARWNTAAQLAAEHEAIGATQSQASDATTRALRQRSRLLEQHGDKALRSAIEQQPWIRHLNPPPTDPERRRTWWAHARAIATYRDRHRITDHTPLGQDPGNKSHPDRREAVRALRVLQRRDAGRRRRPTPTQIARTPSGPTM; this is encoded by the coding sequence ATGTCAGCCGGGGACGGCTACCGCTATCTGACCGCCTCCGTCGCCGTCGCCGACGGGCCGCGCGACCGGTCGCTGCCGCTGGCGGAGTACTACGCCAAGACCGGCACCCCACCAGGCCGGTGGCTCGGCGGCGGGCTGGCCGCCCTCGGCCTGGAGCCGGGCGACGTGGTCACCGAGGACCAGATGGCCCGGCTGCTCGGCGCCGGCCGTGACCCGGTCACCGGCGACGCCCTCGGCCAGGCGTTCCCCCAGTACAAGCGCCGCGAGGAGCGGGTCGGCGCCAGGGTCGCCTCGCTGGACGGTGGGCTCGGCACGGAGCAGCGGGCCTCGGCCGTGCAGCGCATCGAGCAAGAGGAGGCGTCCCGGCCGACCAGGCGGGCGGTGGCCGGGTTCGACCTGACCTTCTCCGCCCCCAAGTCGGTGTCGGTGTGGTGGGCCCTCGCACCTCCCGAGGTCCGGGAGCGGATCGTGGCCGCCCATCACGCCGCCATCGGCGACGTCGTGGAGTTGATGGAGCGCGAGGTCGCCGCGACCCGCGCCGGCAGGGCCGGCGTGGTCCAGCTCGACGTCGACGGCCTGATCGCGACCGCCTTCGACCACTACGACTCCCGCACCGGCGACCCGCAGCTCCACACCCATGTCGTCATCGCCAACAAGGTCTGCACGACCTCCGACGGCAAGTGGCGAAGCCTCGACAGCCGCCCCGTGCACCACGCCCTGGTCGCGCTGTCCGAGCGCTACAACGCCGCGCTTGCCGACCGGCTCAGCGCCGACCTCGGCGTGCAATGGGAACAGCGCACCCGCGGCGCCGACCGCAACCCCGCGTGGGAGATCGCCGGTGTCCCCGACGAGCTGGTCAAGGCCTTCTCCTCCCGCAGCCGCTCCATCGACACCGAGACCGACCGGCTTGTCGCGGACTACCGCGCGACGCACGGCGTTGGCCCAACGCCAGCGATCGTCATCAAGCTTCGGCAGCAGGCCACCCTGGCAACTCGGCCCGGCAAGACCCAGCACCCCCTGGCCGAGCTGACCAGCCGGTGGGCCGACCGGGCTCGGTCGCTGCTCGGGTTCGACCCAGCATGGCTCCGCCCGCCCACCGGGTCCCCGGAAGTCATCGAGGAGCTGCCAGCCGAGGCAGTCGAGGGCTACGCCCTGGTCGTGCTCGATCACGTGTCGGAGAAGCGGTCGACCTGGACCCGGTGGAACCTGCACGCCGAAGCCACCCGCCAGACCATGCACCTGCGCTTCGCAACCCCCCACGCACGCAACCACGCGATCGAGCAACTTGTCGAGGCCGCAGAGCGGGCGTCGCTGCGGGTCACCCCACCCGAAACCGCGGTGCCAGCCGAGCTGCAACGCCCGGATGGCACCGGCCGCCTCCGCCCGAAGCACGCCACCCGCTACACCTCCCACGCCCTGCTGGCGGCCGAAGATCGGCTGCTCGACCGCGGCCGCACCGCGTCACCGCGACTCGCCAACCAGCCGGTCGTCGCATCCGGGTCGGGGCTGTCCCAGGACCAGCTCGCCGCTGTTGCGGGCATCGCCACGTCGGGCCGTCAGCTCGATCTGCTCATCGGCCCCGCCGGCGCCGGCAAGACCACCACCCTCGCTGCCCTCCGCCAGACCTGGGAACACACCCACGGGGCCGGGTCGGTCATCGGCCTTGCCCCGAGCGCGGCTGCCGCGCAGGTCCTGGCCGATGATCTTGGCATCGCCACGGAGAACACGGCCAAGTGGACCCACGAGCACCTCCACGGCCGCCGGCGGTTCCGGCCCGGCCAGCTCGTCATCGTCGACGAGGCGTCGCTGGCCTCCACCCGCACCCTGGACCTCATCACCGGCCACGCCGAACAGCGGCGAGCGAAGGTGCTGCTGGTGGGCGACCCCCACCAGCTCGGCGCGGTTGGTGCCGGCGGCGCCCTCGGCCTGCTCGCCCGGGACCGACCAGACCATCCCCGCCTCACCCAGATCCACCGGTTTCATCACCACTGGGAACGCCACGCCACCCAACGCCTCCGCGACGGCGACCCCGCGGTCATCGACACCTATCGCGAGCATGGCCGCATCCATGACGGTGCCACGGATCACATGCTCGAACAGGCATACCTGGCCTGGCGCAACGACCTGGTTGACGGCCACACCTCAGTGCTCATCGCGGCCGACAACGACCAGGTCACCACGCTCAACCGGCGCGCCCGCCTGGACCGCCAGGCCAACGGCGACGTATCGGCTCAGCTCGGGGTCCCGCTGCGGGACGGCACCGCTGCCAGCGCTGGCGACTGGATCCTCACCCGCCGCAACCGCCGCACCCTTCAAGCCAGCGACGGCAGATGGGTACGCAACGGCGACCGCTGGACCGTCACCGCCACCCACACCGACGGCAGCCTCACCGCCCACCGCCCCGACCAGCCTGCCGCCACCGTCCGGATTCCCGCGGACTACGCCGCGCGGCATGTCGACCTCGGCTACGCCATCACCGTCCACCGAGCCCAAGGCTCAACGGTCGACACCGCCCACACCATCGCCACGCCCGCGATGACCCGCGAGCAGCTCTACGTCGCCCTCACCCGCGGGCGCTCCGCCAACCACGTCTACACCGCGACCGACCAGCCAACGGCTGAACCCCATCTGGGCCCCGCCGCCACCCCTGGCGACGCCGTCCTCGCCCGGATACTCAGCCGCCACGGCGCGGCCCGCTCCGCTCACGAGGTCATCGCCGACGAACAGGCCCGCTGGAACACCGCGGCCCAACTCGCTGCCGAACACGAGGCCATCGGCGCCACCCAATCCCAGGCATCCGACGCGACCACCCGTGCGCTGCGACAGCGTTCCCGCCTCCTCGAACAGCATGGCGACAAGGCGCTCCGGTCTGCCATCGAACAACAACCCTGGATCCGCCACCTCAACCCACCGCCGACAGACCCCGAGCGGCGGCGCACCTGGTGGGCCCACGCACGAGCCATCGCGACCTACCGTGACCGCCACCGCATCACCGACCACACGCCACTGGGTCAGGACCCGGGCAACAAGTCCCACCCTGACCGCCGAGAGGCAGTTCGAGCCCTTCGTGTCCTCCAACGGCGGGACGCGGGACGGCGACGTCGGCCAACCCCCACACAGATCGCACGCACTCCATCAGGCCCAACCATGTGA